The Aedes albopictus strain Foshan chromosome 1, AalbF5, whole genome shotgun sequence genomic interval agactgcttcgaatcagttgtctgcccaatttatCCTGGTTTCCTCATCAtattgatggcatttggttgaatttcctATTCGTGAGGATGTACGTTTTACAGAAAACCAATTTGGAAAGAAGCCGAAAATCATCCGATCGGACAGAGAAGGCGAGTTTGCGAGTCAGAGAGTCCGTAAATTCTACGCTGGAGAAGGCATCAAGGCGGAATATACGGCCGGTTACGCGCCACAGCAGAACGACGTGGCCGAAAGAAAGAACAGAAACCTGAATGAGATGGGAATTTGCATGCTGGTGGACGCTGGACTACCAAGGAAGTTTTGGGCGGAGGCTGTCAATACGGCGTCATATTTGCAGAACCGGCTACCAACGATGACGACTGATGTTACACCGTTCGAAGCATGGTTCGGCAGGAAACCGGATTTAAGCCATTTGAAAGTGTTCGGATGTGATGCGTATGTTTGGAAGCCCCAACAGAAGCGGAAGGAGTTTGAATTAAAGGCGGTCAAGCTTACATTTGTTGGATACGCGACGGAAAGCACggcatacagatttttgaacaacaAGACCGGAGAAATTAACATTGGTCGAAATGTCAGATTTCTGGAGAATGATGACCAAGTTAAGAAGATTCCGGATAGATCCGTGGAAGGGCCGCTGACGGAAACGTTAACAAAGTTCCTGTACAATTGATGGATAAGATTGATGCTGAACAGGAGGACGTTGTTCATCGGGGTGAACTTGATGATTCCTTGCAATTTTATGAGGCCGACGATGACGGTGAAACTGGAGAGGCTGTGCATCAAGATGTGCCAGAAGATGAGCATCAAGTAGGTGATGAAACTAACGGAATTGCGACAGTCCGTCAATCAGCTCGGTCTAACATTGGAGTGCGTCCGGATAGGTTCGCGGAAACCATCAGTCTGGCCGTCCATCAAGCAGATCGGAAATCATTCGAAGCAGTTATATCCGGTACAGAACACGCAAAATGGAGAAATGCGATGCAAGAAGTATTGTGGTTTCGGATGGGCAGAAGACGGAATAAAACGGAATAAACTCGAAATAATTTTGAAGAACACGTTTTAATTCAATGGCGTTTTGTTTGATTTAAGAATACAACAGTGGGTTATGAAAAAGAAACAAAATTTATATAAACACAAAGGTGCGCATAGCAGCACAAGTTAGGTAGTGGTGGTAGGGTTGCCAGGATTGCTATTCCAACAGCCCTCCTCAATCGCAGCAACTTACCAATCCCGCATTGGTCCGATGACGACGAAGTGCAGTCACTGGGAGACCCTTCGTCATCATATCCgccatttggtccgttgtcgaaaTATACTGGATACGAATACGGCCATCCTTCACCAAGTCACGTAGGAAGTGGTATTTAACATCGACGTGCTTGAGCCGACCGTGATTCTTGCTGTCCTCCGCGATGTCGACTGGTTGTCTTCGTAGAATCACACCGGCAGCTCGGCATCCTTCCCCAAATCCTTGAGCAGCCGAACCAGCCAGATCTCGAAACACGCCGCCGCACATAGAGCGTTGAGCTCGGCTTCAGTCGACGAGAGCGATACTACTTGTTGCTTCCGCGTTATCCAGGTAACACAACAGCCAGCTACCTTGAACAAGCATCCACTAACCGTCCGGCGGTCCACCGGATCGTTGGCCCAGTCCGCGTCAGCGAACACCTGAATTAACGGCACCTCCGAATCAGCACGATACTCCAGTCCGATGTCTAGTGTCCCTTTGATGTACCTCAGAACACGTTTCAGGTACGACCAGTGCTCATCAGTCGGGCAGCCAATTTCAAGGCTAAAGAAATTCACGGCCGCCGACAGATCTGGTCTTGTCGTGAGTGATGCGTACGTCAGGCAGCCGATGAGCTCGCGGTACGGTTGCGCTGTACGCCCCTTCTCTTCACCTCGTGGTAGCTTCAGCCGACACTCCATAGGCGTGGATATCGGCTTGCACTCGTCCATCTGGAATCGTCGAAGCAAATCTTTCAGGTACTGTCGTTGGCTCATCCGCAATACTCCTGCTTCCAAGTCTCAATCGATTCGAATCCCGAGAAAACTGTGGATCTTGCCTGCGTCCGTCATTTCGAACTCGGATGACAGGCAACGCTTCACGATTTCTACCGCCTTCAGGGAAGTTCCAGCCACAATGACGTCATCCACGTACAGCACGACAATGACAGTCTCGGTCCCGATCCTACGAGTATAGAGGCAAGGATCGTTCGAACTACTGTTGAATCCCATCCGGTTAACCATGAAACCATGAAAACGGTCGTTCCATGACTTCGAGGCTTGTTTCAGGCCATAAATCGACCTCtgtacccaacaaacattattgctgtacaacagatgaataagctGCTCTCAAgctagatttttaaaattttggctgaataagctgttattcagctgccattgttacttgggtaggcgaCACACTTGGTTTGTCCCGTCCTGGAATCCTTCGGGCTGAGCCATATAGATCTCCTCTTCGAGCTGCCCGTTGAGGAACGCCGTTTTGACGTCCATCTGGTGGATCGCCATCTTGTCCCGGTTCGCCAAAGCCAGTACTGCCCTAACCGTGTCGAGCTTTGCCACTGGAGAGTACGTTTCACAGTAGTCGAAGCCGTACCTCTGGCTGAAACCTCTAGCCACTAAACGGGCTTTGTATCGGTCAGGCTCACCGTTCGCTCCTCGCTTAATCTTAAACAACCACTTACTTGTAATCGGTGTTCGGTTCGCCGGCAGCTTCGCTAGGGTCCAGGTCTGGTTCTTCTGCATAGAATCCATCTCCTCCTCGACGGCCTTCTTCCACAGACTCCAGTCGCTCCTCTTCTGAGCTTCCGCTAAAGACTTCGGCACATCCTGAACGTAGGTTACAGCATTGAAGGCATAGGCAGCATAATCCATATCATAATCTCGCTGCCACACCGGAGGGCGTTTCTGCCGCTGCGGTCTTCCGGATTCCGCATCCGCCGCTGGAACATTGTCGTTCAGTCCATCTTCTTCTTCGTGAAAACTGTTGAACTCTTCATCAGACTCTTCTGAAACAGCTCCGTCTGATCCTCCAGCCGCACCACCGGTGGTCCCACCGACGGCTTTATCTTCTTGAATCTCTTCGGCCGCATCCTCAGCGACTACTGGAGGCACCACGATCACATCAGATGACTGCTTTGGCTTGACCTCCACTTGACCAGTTTCTTCTTCTTCAGCGAAAACCACGTCCCGAGCATGGACAATCTTCCTTGACTTCGGATTCCATATGCGGTAGCCATTATGGGCGTATCCAACGAATACGCCTTTCCAGGACTTCGAGTCGATCTTCTTCCTCAGCTCCTTGGGTACGTGGACGAAAACGGTACATCCGAACGCTCGTAGCTTCAACACGTCCGGCTTCTTACCCCCCCACAGCTCGTAGGGAGTCACATCCTCGCCTATTGCTCGAGACGGGCTTCGGTTGACCAAGTACGTTGCCGTCTGGATCGCCGGCGCCCAAAACCGCTTCTCAACTCCCGAGTCTTCAAGCATCGACCGCGTACGCTCCACTAGAGTGCGGTTCATCCGCTCGCTCACCCCGTTCTGTTCGGGTGTGTGCGGAACCGTCCACTCGACTTGGATTCCCTTTCGCTGACAGAACTGCTCGAACTCCAGGCTACGGTACTCGCCTCCATTGTCGCACCGCAAACGACTCACTTTCACGCCGAACTTAGCGGTAACTATCGCTTCGTATTGCCGGAACAGATCGAATACTTCACTTTTGTTCTTCATCAGGAAGGTCATCGTAAAATGACTCCAGTCATCGATGAAGGTCACGAAATAGTTCACTCCCCCGACGCCGATGGGAGTTACCGGCCCGCAAACGTCCGAATGGATTAACTCCAACACTCGCGACGAACGTTTCTCGTTACGCACCGAAAACGGTTTCCGGGTTTGTTTCCCCGCCACACACGACTCGCATATCACGCTCTTGTCCACCTTTGCACCGGTCAGCTCGATTCCAGTGGCCATGCCGCCGGAAATCAGTTTCTCCAGACTTCGCGCGTTTAAATGGCCGAACCGACGATGCCACAGTTCCAATCGCTTCGGTATCAGTCCACAGGTCAACAAAGAGTCACTTGCGCTACGTTTGTCCGTGTAAAAATCGAGTCGGTACAACTTACCACAACGCGAGCCCATCGCAACGAGTTCCGATCCGCGATGAATCGCCACTCGGCCCTTTTCGTAAGTTACTCTCATTCCCGCTTCATCAACTTTCACCACAGAGAAAAGATTGCAGCGAGATTCAGGCACGAACAAAACATTTCTCACCGTGCATTCCACCCCCGTACCGTTGACATTGGCCATCACCTTGATCGTCCCAACATGTTTGGCAACAATCGATTCACCGTGTTTTGCTACCGCAATCTCAACCGGACACTTTAGAGACTTCAGCGTTTCGAACAATGCTCTGTCATTCACGATGTGGTCGGAACATCCCGAATCAATGAACCACTGGACACGGGACTCTTCGGGAAACACTTTTTCTTCTTTTCCGCCACTGCCAGCAGCAAAACAAACACCGCTCGATCCAGCCTCTGATGAGTGCGCTTTCGGGGAGAACTTTTCGCGAGATTTCTCATCACTTTTCGCTTTCTTCTTCGTCGGGCAGTCGGACAGTTTATGCCCCTCTT includes:
- the LOC134289741 gene encoding uncharacterized protein LOC134289741, whose protein sequence is MSQRQYLKDLLRRFQMDECKPISTPMECRLKLPRGEEKGRTAQPYRELIGCLTYASLTTRPDLSAAVNFFSLEIGCPTDEHWSYLKRVLRYIKGTLDIGLEYRADSEVPLIQVFADADWANDPVDRRTVSGCLFKVAGCCVTWITRKQQVVSLSSTEAELNALCAAACFEIWLVRLLKDLGKDAELPV